A single Struthio camelus isolate bStrCam1 chromosome 8, bStrCam1.hap1, whole genome shotgun sequence DNA region contains:
- the NPL gene encoding N-acetylneuraminate lyase isoform X1 encodes MDGEGLRDSSMAPKKKLQGLVAATVTPMTPDGQINLSVIHQYVDYLVSEQNVKNIFVNGTTGEGLALSVQERKQLAEEWVHQGKDKLDHVIIHVGALSLLESQELARHAAAIGASGIAVIAPFFFKPTNKDELVAFLREVASEAPAVPFYYYHIPPLTGVKIRVEELMDGIKEQIPTFQGVKFSDTDLLDLAQCINKNDREEFVFLYGVDEQLLSALAVGANGAVGSTYNYLGQKTNTMLQAFAQQDLALARKYQFRTGEFLNFVIKLGFGVAQTKAVMTFVSGIPMGPPRLPLVKASEEFIAKAKAKLDSIVWPTN; translated from the exons acAAATTAACCTTTCGGTGATTCATCAATATGTGGATTATTTGGTAAGCGAGCAGAACGTGAAGAACATTTTTG TGAATGGCACGACAGGAGAAGGCCTGGCCCTTAGTGTCCAGGAGAGGAAGCAGCTGGCAGAAGAGTGGGTGCACCAAGGAAAAGACAA ATTGGATCATGTGATCATTCACGTGGGAGCGCTAAGTCTACTGGAGTCCCAAGAGCTG GCAAGACATGCAGCAGCCATAGGCGCTAGTGGTATTGCTGTAATAGCCCCCTTCTTCTTCAAGCCCACGAACAAAG ATGAGCTGGTTGCTTTCTTACGGGAAGTTGCATCTGAAGCCCCTGCTGTTCCATTTTATTACTACCACATTCCTCCTCTGACGGGTGTAAAGA TTCGTGTTGAAGAGTTGATGGATGGGATAAAAGAGCAGATCCCCACCTTCCAGGGCGTGAAGTTCAGCGACACAGACCTCTTGGACCTTGCACAGTGTATAAACAAGAATGACAGAGAAgagtttgtatttctttatggGGTGGATGAG CAACTGCTGAGTGCACTGGCAGTAGGGGCAAATGGAGCAGTTGGAAG TACATACAACTACTTGGGCCAAAAAACCAATACGATGTTGCAAGCTTTTGCACAGCAGGACCTTGCATTAGCACGGAAGTATCAG TTTCGGACTGGTGAATTTCTTAACTTTGTCATCAAACTAG GTTTTGGTGTTGCTCAGACGAAAGCTGTGATGACTTTTGTTTCTGGCATTCCCATGGGACCTCCACGGCTTCCGCTTGTTAAGGCCTCGGAGGAGTTCATCGCCAAGGCCAAAGCCAAGCTGGATAGCATTGTCTGGCCTACCAACTGA
- the NPL gene encoding N-acetylneuraminate lyase isoform X2 yields the protein MAPKKKLQGLVAATVTPMTPDGQINLSVIHQYVDYLVSEQNVKNIFVNGTTGEGLALSVQERKQLAEEWVHQGKDKLDHVIIHVGALSLLESQELARHAAAIGASGIAVIAPFFFKPTNKDELVAFLREVASEAPAVPFYYYHIPPLTGVKIRVEELMDGIKEQIPTFQGVKFSDTDLLDLAQCINKNDREEFVFLYGVDEQLLSALAVGANGAVGSTYNYLGQKTNTMLQAFAQQDLALARKYQFRTGEFLNFVIKLGFGVAQTKAVMTFVSGIPMGPPRLPLVKASEEFIAKAKAKLDSIVWPTN from the exons acAAATTAACCTTTCGGTGATTCATCAATATGTGGATTATTTGGTAAGCGAGCAGAACGTGAAGAACATTTTTG TGAATGGCACGACAGGAGAAGGCCTGGCCCTTAGTGTCCAGGAGAGGAAGCAGCTGGCAGAAGAGTGGGTGCACCAAGGAAAAGACAA ATTGGATCATGTGATCATTCACGTGGGAGCGCTAAGTCTACTGGAGTCCCAAGAGCTG GCAAGACATGCAGCAGCCATAGGCGCTAGTGGTATTGCTGTAATAGCCCCCTTCTTCTTCAAGCCCACGAACAAAG ATGAGCTGGTTGCTTTCTTACGGGAAGTTGCATCTGAAGCCCCTGCTGTTCCATTTTATTACTACCACATTCCTCCTCTGACGGGTGTAAAGA TTCGTGTTGAAGAGTTGATGGATGGGATAAAAGAGCAGATCCCCACCTTCCAGGGCGTGAAGTTCAGCGACACAGACCTCTTGGACCTTGCACAGTGTATAAACAAGAATGACAGAGAAgagtttgtatttctttatggGGTGGATGAG CAACTGCTGAGTGCACTGGCAGTAGGGGCAAATGGAGCAGTTGGAAG TACATACAACTACTTGGGCCAAAAAACCAATACGATGTTGCAAGCTTTTGCACAGCAGGACCTTGCATTAGCACGGAAGTATCAG TTTCGGACTGGTGAATTTCTTAACTTTGTCATCAAACTAG GTTTTGGTGTTGCTCAGACGAAAGCTGTGATGACTTTTGTTTCTGGCATTCCCATGGGACCTCCACGGCTTCCGCTTGTTAAGGCCTCGGAGGAGTTCATCGCCAAGGCCAAAGCCAAGCTGGATAGCATTGTCTGGCCTACCAACTGA